AttcaatattaacaatattatggTTTTCAGACTGTTTCTGTCATCTTTGCAtcttatagtaaaaaaaaaaaaaaattctctataTTTTGGTATTCAATAAGCAGCCCCTATCACTTCACAGACTATACAATGTGCTTTAGTTTACTATTGATTAGAACCTTTTCAACAGTTAAAACTTTCATTTCCACTTGCAAAAAACTTTTTCCGATGCATAGTTTTTGCACATTTTGCACATTTGAATAGttatacatttacagtatatcaGTGAACTGTCGCAGTGGCTGGTCAATTAAGCTATTTTGCAAAGAAACACTGCAGACTGAAGCAATGATTAGACCTCATCTCTTGCTGAAATAGGGGACAAATGTTGAAGTTATCGGCACTGTGAGGAAAGCATAAAGACTACGTACATAATTCTTCATGAATCAGTctctgttaaaaatatttttttcttttaatcagcTATGGAATTGCTGGGAGCACAAATGTTACAGGTGACCAGGTTAAAAAGTTGGACGTCCTGTCCAATGATCTTGTTATAAACATGATTAAAGCCTCCTTCACATCCTGTGTTCTGGTGTCTGAAGAAAATGAACGTGCCATCATTGTAGAACCAGAGAAAAGGGTAAGTGTGTGCATCAGTATGTTTGTTGTTGTGGtgtaatctgaaaaaaaaaaaaaaaaaaaaaaagtaaagataaAATGTCAAAGTAAAACCttcaaacactttaatattttggCCAATTTTAAAAAACTGATTTACATACGAAAATCTTgtgttaatataatttaagtttaaattttttaataaattgaaatgaTCTGACTTGTTTGTTTTGgtctgtaaaataattttctttatgtattaactaacatCTTTGATGTATTTGTGTATAAGCCAATAAACTACCTgactttgtgtttatttattttgctcagGGCAAATACGTGGTTTGCTTTGACCCTCTGGATGGCTcttcaaacattgactgcttagCTTCTATTGGAACCATTTTTGCAATCTACAGAAATGTACAGTACAGGCTTTCAGATCTAAATGAATTACAAACAAATATTTCTTCAtagtcatttaaaaatgaatgaaatgcttttgtttgtttgtgtgcacatGATCTCCAGGAAACTGATGATGAACCCTCAGAGAAAGATGCCTTGCGGAGCGGCAGAAACATTGTGGCAGCAGGGTACGCTCTTTATGGCAGTGCCACCATGCTGGTTCTCTCCACAGGCCAAGGAGTCAACTGCTTCATGCTTGATCCTGTAAGTCAGAATTATGTTACATTCTTCATATTCTGTTTAACTTTAAATAGTTGCTTTACTTCTTAATCTTTCTACACCTTTTCTTCCTCCATCATTAGGCCATTGGTGAGTTTATACTTGTAGACCAGGATGTGAAGATTAAGAAGAAGGGGAAGATCTACAGTCTGAATGAAGGCTATGCAGCACATTTTTACCCAGATGTCACAGAATATCTGCAAAAGAAGAAATTCCCAGAGGTATGAGCCTACAGATTTTGATTAGATTTCTCTGAAGGGTTCGTGTTAGACAAATATCCTTCTATTATCTGTTTAGCGACCATTATGGTTACTATCATGGCAGAGTCAGATCTTTACTTAAGACTTAAGATATTCCATTGTTCAAAGTTTGGGctcattaatgtttttgaagtcttaggccatttttttttttaaaagaaagaaagaaaagaaaacagtagAAACAATAACATTGTGACATACAGTAGTATTACAATGTTAAAATagctgtttctattttaatataatttaaatgtcaattattcctgtgatagcaaagctgtaTTTCAAGCAACCATTGCtttggtcttcagtgtcacacgttCCTGCAGAAATTCTcataataagctgatttgctgctcaagaaacatatttaTCATTATCAAATTTTGCAACCAACATATTAAGCATCTTCCACTAACAGTAAAGATAACATTCCCACTCTGACCTGCAGGATGGAAGTTCACCCTATGGAGGGCGCTATGTGGGCTCCATGGTAGCTGATGTGCACAGGACTCTGGTCTATGGTGGAATTTTCCTGTATCCTGCTAATATCAAGAGCCCCAAGGGCAAGGTGAGGAGAAACAGGGTTTAAAAGTGAATGCATTGCATTGCTAACAACACCATGAGCTGTTTGAGTTGTGAAAGGATGcaatttaaagtgtatttaagGCAACAATCtcacatggttttatgtttttttttctgggctCCAGCTGAGGCTGTTGTATGAGTGCAACCCCATGGCCTTCATAATGGAGCAGGCTGGCGGTATGGCAACAACAGGAGCCATGAATGTCCTAGACATCAAACCTGACTCAATCCACCAGAGGGTTCCTGTAGTGCTGGGCTCCCCTGATGATGTACAGGAGTATATCTCCATCTTTAAGAAACACTCTAAATGAGATGCAACCAGATGAGCAATTTTAACCATCTACTATAACCACAAACCATCCCACtgaacctcaaaaaaaaaaaaaaaaaaattagcgaTAAGGGCAAGGACGAGACAAGAAGCATCCATTATCTTTATAGGATAAAAGAAGTTTCCACGTTAAGtttcatttttacaaatgttttttgtaCTCTTGTAACGCAATTCATAATAtaaagatattataaatatataatccaCTGTCATAAACCTTACAGTTTCTAATATTAAGCCCCATAAACACGTCTgttcacaatgaaaataaaaacattgcatgTAAGAATGGTGTTTTGGTTGTTTTGCTTTAATGCAAAGCACTGTGGGTAACCTTCAGGGTTCTTTTagtagtgctatataaataaacaaaccatcCCAAACCATTAATTGTTTCCATTTTATTATATGATGATCAAGAAAAAATTAAGTACTCTGCACTCAACTTTAGTCTAGGGGGCGTACATCAATAAGCACATCATTTTCTAGTCACGGATCCACACTCGCTTAATAttcatcaattttatttttttattttttttattttgcagcatGGAACAATCAAACTTTTGGCAGTAAGCCTTCTTCATTGACATTCCCTACAAGAGTCCTTAAAGAAATGAAGTCCAAAGTTCACCCggtgaaaaaaaatcacataaaaggTTTTTACTGATCACAAATTCAATTGACCAATCAATCAAGCAATTTCAGGACAAACAACCAAAGATAATTCCAAAACATTCAACAAAGTATTTGCTGATCAGAAATTGTTGGAACACATGGGTATGGCAAGTTAACCAACTACAGATCCAATTCTGCTTCCCACCAAGATGATTCTTGGACCAGCAGCActttaaaaggaaataaataaaaattatattatatatatatatatatatatatgtatgtgtgtgtgtgtgtgtgtgtgtgtgtattattattattattattatttgtttttgttgcccAAGGCCTGTTGTAGCCTTTTTTAGTGGCTTCATAGTATTGTAATTTCAAGTATAATGTACATGTTAGTTTCCAAAATTCATGTAAAAGCTTTAACAATTCAAGCAAATcagcgtttatttatttatttttaactaaaactattaaatatatattttagaataaataaaatataaaaaaatgaaagggcataaataaatataaaatgtaaatattatatgaaacaatacatttaaacatttaaataatataaaaatttaagctgaaataatacaattaatacaactaaagtttaaataaaaattattgaaattaacCCTTTAGCTTTTATTAGGACAATCTAATGTAATACTactacaaatgtttttaatttattataaaaacaatgaggcaaATAAATCGGGaaattaatgggatagttcacccaataatgaaaattctgtcatcatttactccccctcaacTCCTTAATCAAACAGTAGGTGTTTcgcattgacttccattgtatttat
The sequence above is drawn from the Carassius auratus strain Wakin chromosome 5, ASM336829v1, whole genome shotgun sequence genome and encodes:
- the LOC113076174 gene encoding fructose-1,6-bisphosphatase 1-like; this translates as MSDRGAFDTNVVTLTRFVLEEGRKAKGTGELTTLLNSMCTAIKAISTAVRKAGIANLYGIAGSTNVTGDQVKKLDVLSNDLVINMIKASFTSCVLVSEENERAIIVEPEKRGKYVVCFDPLDGSSNIDCLASIGTIFAIYRNETDDEPSEKDALRSGRNIVAAGYALYGSATMLVLSTGQGVNCFMLDPAIGEFILVDQDVKIKKKGKIYSLNEGYAAHFYPDVTEYLQKKKFPEDGSSPYGGRYVGSMVADVHRTLVYGGIFLYPANIKSPKGKLRLLYECNPMAFIMEQAGGMATTGAMNVLDIKPDSIHQRVPVVLGSPDDVQEYISIFKKHSK